One Octopus sinensis linkage group LG20, ASM634580v1, whole genome shotgun sequence DNA window includes the following coding sequences:
- the LOC115222471 gene encoding ubinuclein-2 → MNAMSDPRRLTFTTIGPMGKEKKKKSSLPPTMRFTLALRESNDKTCPEFSFADLMKNALGDCKNTDPNDFDLEDQNENERLVALAKSFEERYGPKHNKPQSKRLDAIQDLVDLGEGYDETDPFVDNSEAYDELVPACLTTKLGGFYINSGVLDFRDVSDDSSDEYVSSPLKKRKKTKRIITSDPESDGEVKKKVPEINKIKEGANNEVKKKVSGEKEFKKPRKPTSKEILRKKSSSTVKELLKNAVSTSSSTSNNGHIDETNGNIYSQTSPVGVLSQEKSSTNSGAYAGSLPTVTSSTVARQEVLELEPGSTEKSNINNFKEDSDSRDNNDKSFDNNESIPKLTAGIPDHMEKIIYQLKQAAADCMERKSKFFTSEINKMLLELEMGSRVLNCSQRTSVYAYLAAFLPCSKETLLKRVKKLFITQQDDKLKSVPKLKEASNEEVPDQLEKYKIEYQADNIKNVDLSTPEDEEMKEDSSDGEEEKSLEEMEKTSLQRDYEWNEKMRILYKKSKVTHGSTSQIKPTKAMCNLRSQDISAATPTTGSHSNSSPALQTDSLIACQQNAKADVTPILTTLANEMMDHSPTTSDRSEDKSLWNVLEYIESDHPSSSEENVSDLVLKSQAVSSSLHKTSQEENFGKGEKLNLNESSKTVHEISGNVTSSSVSPLVISSSSLSSSLVSVTYGSPFSNQNTSPQISPTIPSVKVNYSQHSPTTSLSIKNHQHGTSSSQSQGHTSSNKQPGGEQQKLPSHIGNVHSKSIQQSSPPGVVTSDSQNYHGYVDAMSVMVDSQLQQHNGQTTSNINSKTQQVSSLNTTYPNVKSKDSSQPNVQNKLTISMASKILKASGIKGSSKKDAAALAAGSSEKSQNSDSKSSAQFSKDDSKNTYLAEFQRYAASCLVSKSGAPTQKVKTQPIPSAASKAVDERCQVQQQQQQQQQHRTTNQLPHSLTSTSSVHPAGKIETASTQQRNLHQTHSQQQQQQQQQSSLQHQKQQQQQHQKLHQQQNVVHGMSQSIGHSHSNKSHLSSHASKSWRQQQQQQQQQQQSSQQHHNRHQQQHQQKSYSSLVSSKQLTSSSQVVNPTNCQSSQQQNHSKILSSPLQFQTTQQQQQQTSRAISPHTSTASLVKAECASKHQSAPQCQSSSVIPTPRHSQPRQSSNAATSPSSCSKSVSSSSSSQRTHIHSLYSASAHSTQSSSLKQQLQQQSKSQCLISTEKILTASTATHPTSASSPGSMYKLPTTPNISSSSSGTVPTQSSSSSTLTAASVSQHQQNVARSQQGQQNLHHQRTGILPMHVMGTQAKSSSNSCNTSSGTTTCTTTSANAVSVSTSQGKSSACSSWNLSGSNPQVSASSVAASTVASASASSNRTSSPVFNSTSYLQQQLSSGSHPQLKQQQVQHGSVASNRVSTTANITRTVSGLNQENLQPHSGSIHPAQFNQDSIRHSKSE, encoded by the exons ggACCCAAGCACAATAAACCTCAAAGTAAACGGCTAGATGCTATCCAAGATTTAGTTGATCTTGGTGAAGGTTATGATGAAACCGATCCCTTTGTGGATAATTCTGAAGCA tatgatGAGTTGGTGCCTGCCTGCCTCACTACTAAACTGGGTGGATTCTACATCAACTCAGGTGTTCTGGATTTTAGAGATGTATCCGATGATTCTAGTGATGAATATGTAAGTTCCCCtttgaaaaagaggaaaaagacgaag agaataataACTTCCGATCCCGAATCAGATGGTGAGGTCAAGAAGAAAGTTCCAGAA ataaataaaataaaagaaggagctaataatgaagtaaagaaaaaagtGTCTGGAGAAAAAGAATTCAAGAAACCAAGGAAACCAACAAGTAAAGAAATTTTGAG GAAAAAATCTTCTTCTACTGTCAAAGAACTTCTGAAAAATGCTGTTTCTACCTCATCATCTACCTCAAATAATGGGCATATAGATGAAACAAACGGAAATATTTATTCCCAAACTTCCCCAGTTGGAGTGCTGTctcaagagaaatcttcaacTAATAGTGGAGCTTATGCAGGATCACTACCAACTGTAACCAGTTCTACAGTTGCACGTCAAGAAGTTCTGGAGTTGGAGCCTGGGTCAACAGAAAAATCAAATATTAACAATTTCAAAGAAGATTCAGATAGTCGAGATAACAATGATAAGTCATTTGATAACAATGAAAGCATTCCCAAATTAACTGCTGGAATTCCAGATCATatggaaaaaataatttaccagctCAAGCAA gcAGCTGCTGACTGTATGGAAAGAAAGTCCAAATTTTTCACAAGTGAAATTAACAAGATGCTATTAGA GCTTGAAATGGGATCTCGTGTATTGAACTGTTCTCAAAGAACATCAGTTTATGCTTATTTAGCAGCCTTTCTGCCATGCAGTAAAGAAACTCTTCTAAAACGTGTCAAAAAGCTATTTATTACTCAACAAGATGACAAGCTTAAGTCTGTCCCAAAATTGAAAGAAG CTTCGAATGAAGAAGTACCTGATCAGTTagagaaatataaaattgaatatcaaGCAGATAACATTAAAAATGTTGATCT gAGCACTCCTGAGGATGAGGAGATGAAAGAAGATTCTTCAGATGGTGAAGAAGAAAAATCTCTAGAGGAGATGGAGAAAACTTCACTACAAAGAGATTATGAATGGAATGAAAAAATGAG aaTTTTATACAAAAAAAGTAAAGTAACCCATGGTTCAACTTCACA AATAAAACCAACCAAAGCTATGTGTAACCTCAGATCTCAGGATATATCTGCTGCAACTCCTACCACAGGCTCACATTCCAACAGTAGCCCAGCATTACAAACTGATAGTTTGATTGCTTGCCAACAAAATGCAAAAGCAGATGTAACACCCATTTTGACTACTCTAGCTAATGAAATGATGGATCATTCACCTACAACTTCTGACAGATCTGAAGATAAAAGTCTGTGGAATGTATTAGAGTATATTGAGAGTGATCACCCTTCTTCATCTGAGGAGAACGTTTCTGATTTGGTTCTGAAATCTCAAGCGGTGTCTAGTTCCCTTCATAAGACTTCACAAGAAGAGAACTTTGGGAAAGGAGAAAAATTAAACCTAAATGAATCTAGTAAAACAGTTCATGAAATTTCTGGTAATGTAACCTCAAGTTCAGTATCGCCATTAGTAATCTCCAGTTCTTCACTTTCATCTTCCCTTGTGAGTGTAACTTATGGTTCACCATTCTCTAATCAGAATACATCTCCTCAGATAAGTCCCACCATACCTTCTGTGAAGGTTAATTATTCTCAACACAGTCCAACCACATCTCTTTCCATTAAAAATCATCAGCATGGCacttcatcatcacaatcacaagGACATACTTCAAGCAACAAACAACCTGGCGGGGAACAACAGAAACTTCCTTCTCACATAGGAAATGTACACTCTAAATCTATTCAACAATCTTCACCTCCTGGAGTTGTTACTAGTGATTCTCAGAATTATCATGGCTATGTTGATGCTATGTCAGTAATGGTTGATTCCCAACTCCAGCAGCACAATGGGCAAACTACATCTAACATAAACTCTAAAACTCAACAGGTTTCGTCCCTAAATACTACATATCCTAATGTCAAATCTAAAGATTCTTCCCAACCCAATGTACAGAATAAATTGACTATTAGTATGGCAAGTAAGATATTAAAAGCATCTGGCATTAAAGGAAGTAGCAAAAAAGACGCGGCAGCACTAGCAGCAGGTAGCTCTGAGAAATCTCAGAATTCTGATAGTAAATCTTCAGCTCAGTTCTCCAAAGATGATAGCAAGAATACATACTTGGCTGAGTTTCAACGGTATGCTGCCTCATGTTTGGTTTCTAAGAGTGGTGCACCAACGCAAAAGGTGaaaacacaaccaattccatctgCAGCTTCAAAAGCTGTTGATGAGAGATGTCAggtgcaacaacaacagcagcagcagcagcaacataggACTACGAATCAGTTACCCCATTCTTTAACATCAACTTCCTCTGTGCACCCTGCTGGCAAAATCGAAACTGCATCCACACAACAGCGTAACCTGCATCAGACTCattcacaacaacagcagcagcagcagcagcagtcctcATTGCAGcatcaaaaacagcagcagcagcaacatcaaaaacTTCATCAGCAACAAAATGTGGTGCATGGGATGTCACAAAGCATAGGTCACTCTCATTCAAATAAATCTCATTTGAGCTCCCATGCTTCAAAATCTtggcgacagcagcagcagcagcaacaacaacagcaacagtcttCCCAGCAACACCATAATCGccatcaacagcaacatcagcagaaATCATATTCTTCACTTGTGTCAAGTAAACAATTAACATCTTCATCTCAGGTTGTGAATCCCACAAACTGTCAAAGTTCTCAGCAACAAAATCACTCTAAAATTCTTTCATCTCCTCTGCAATTTCAAACaacgcagcagcaacaacaacaaacgtcTAGAGCCATTTCTCCACACACAAGTACAGCTTCTCTTGTCAAAGCAGAGTGTGCAAGCAAACACCAGTCTGCCCCCCAGTGTCAGTCAAGTTCAGTGATCCCTACCCCTCGACATTCCCAACCACGCCAATCATCTAATGCTGCTACAAGTCCAAGTTCTTGTAGTAAATCTGTTAGTAGTTCATCATCTTCACAaagaacacacattcactctttgtATTCAGCGTCTGCTCATTCAACTCAGTCTTCATCACTAaagcagcaactgcagcagcagtcTAAATCTCAATGTCTCATTTCTACGGAAAAGATTTTAACAGCCTCAACAGCGACACACCCTACTTCGGCTTCTTCTCCAGGATCTATGTACAAACTCCCGACAACACCAAATATTAGTAGCTCCTCTTCTGGGACTGTCCCCACTcaatcttcttcctcttctacacTCACAGCTGCATCAGTTTCACAGCATCAACAGAACGTGGCTCGATCCCAGCAGGGGCAGCAGAACTTGCATCATCAACGTACTGGGATACTGCCTATGCATGTGATGGGGACTCAAGCTAAGAGTAGTAGTAACAGTTGTAATACAAGTAGTGGTACTACAACATGTACTACCACCTCTGCCAATGCTGTATCAGTGTCCACATCTCAGGGAAAGTCCTCTGCTTGTTCTTCGTGGAACCTTAGTGGAAGCAATCCTCAAGTGTCTGCATCTTCTGTAGCTGCTTCGACAGTAGCTTCTGCTTCAGCTTCTAGTAACAGAACTTCAAGTCCTGTTTTTAACTCTACATCTTATTTACAGCAGCAGCTCAGCAGTGGTTCACATCCGCAACTGAAGCAGCAACAGGTACAGCATGGATCTGTGGCCAGCAATCGGGTATCTACTACAGCAAATATCACAAGGACTGTGTCTGGACTTAACCAGGAGAATTTACAACCTCACTCAGGAAGTATTCATCCAGCTCAATTTAATCAAGACAGCATCAGACACTCTAAAAGTGAGTGA